One part of the Pseudoalteromonas aliena SW19 genome encodes these proteins:
- the rpsC gene encoding 30S ribosomal protein S3 encodes MGQKVHPTGIRLGISKPWVSTWYASSKDFSDQLFGDHKVRAFLTKELKTASVSKIVIERPAKSIRVTIHTARPGVVIGKKGEDVEKLRQAVTKIAGVPAQINISEVRKPELDAQLVADGIASQLERRVMFRRAMKRSVQNAMRIGSKGIKVEVSGRLGGAEIARSEWYREGRVPLHTLRADIDYATSEALTTYGIIGVKVWIFKGEVIGGLPLVQEQEKPAKRAPKKAKKSAK; translated from the coding sequence ATGGGACAAAAAGTTCATCCTACTGGTATTCGCCTAGGTATATCTAAACCTTGGGTTTCTACCTGGTACGCGAGTTCTAAAGATTTCTCTGATCAGCTTTTTGGCGATCACAAAGTTCGTGCATTCCTTACTAAGGAATTAAAAACGGCTTCTGTGTCTAAAATCGTTATTGAGCGTCCAGCAAAATCAATCCGCGTAACAATTCACACGGCTCGTCCGGGTGTTGTTATCGGTAAAAAAGGCGAAGACGTAGAAAAATTACGTCAAGCGGTAACTAAAATCGCTGGTGTACCTGCTCAGATTAATATCTCTGAAGTACGTAAACCAGAACTAGATGCACAACTAGTAGCAGACGGCATTGCCTCTCAACTAGAACGTCGTGTTATGTTCCGTCGCGCTATGAAGCGTTCGGTACAAAATGCAATGCGCATCGGTTCTAAAGGGATTAAAGTTGAAGTTAGCGGTCGTCTTGGCGGCGCTGAAATCGCACGTTCAGAATGGTATCGTGAAGGTCGTGTACCTCTACATACTCTTCGTGCTGATATCGATTACGCAACTTCTGAAGCCTTAACCACTTATGGTATCATTGGTGTTAAAGTTTGGATTTTCAAAGGCGAAGTTATTGGTGGTTTACCACTAGTACAAGAGCAAGAAAAACCAGCTAAACGCGCACCAAAGAAAGCCAAGAAAAGTGCTAAGTAG
- the rpsS gene encoding 30S ribosomal protein S19: protein MPRSLKKGPFIDLHLLKKVEKALESGEKKPIKTWSRRSMIIPNMIGLTIAVHNGRQHVPVFVSDEMIGHKLGEFAPTRTYRGHAADKKAKKR from the coding sequence ATGCCACGCTCTCTCAAGAAGGGTCCTTTTATAGACCTACACTTGCTGAAGAAGGTAGAGAAAGCTTTGGAAAGCGGTGAGAAGAAGCCAATTAAAACTTGGAGCCGTCGTTCAATGATCATACCTAACATGATCGGATTGACCATTGCTGTCCATAATGGTCGCCAGCACGTACCAGTTTTCGTTTCTGACGAAATGATCGGTCACAAACTAGGTGAATTTGCACCAACTCGCACTTACCGTGGCCATGCTGCGGATAAGAAAGCGAAGAAACGTTAA
- the rpsQ gene encoding 30S ribosomal protein S17 → MSDKIRTLQGRVISDKMEKSFTIAIARYVKHPIYGKFIKRTTKLHVHDENNTAKAGDVVTIRECAPISKNKSWTLVDVISSPKQA, encoded by the coding sequence ATGAGCGATAAAATTCGTACTCTTCAAGGCCGTGTAATCAGCGACAAGATGGAAAAATCTTTCACTATCGCTATCGCACGTTATGTGAAGCACCCAATTTATGGGAAATTCATTAAACGTACGACTAAGTTACACGTACATGACGAAAATAACACAGCAAAAGCGGGTGACGTAGTTACTATCCGTGAATGCGCACCAATTTCTAAGAATAAATCTTGGACTTTAGTAGACGTTATTTCTAGTCCAAAACAAGCTTAA
- a CDS encoding assimilatory sulfite reductase (NADPH) flavoprotein subunit, producing the protein MLLGQLNAAASPLSQDQVQKLQGLVAELNPIQQAWVSGYLAANANSAVLGGPTAGTPAAGDAAALTILYGSQTGNAKGVATKMKEQAESRGLAVKLVSMSDYKPTALKKEKFLTVVVSTYGEGEPPEDGETLHEFLATKKAPKLDDVKIAVIGLGDSSYEFFCQTAKDFEERLNKLGAKTIYQRADLDVDYEDEAATWISGALDAFEPDLKAQQGATAGQAGIMPFGAPTAASSQYTKQNPFAAELLTVQKITGRDSTKDVRHVEISLEGSDITYTPGDSLGVYFLNDDVLVDEVLTLTQIDATSIVKVGDEELSVRDALIEKLELTQSYPGFVEKYATATGTPELLKLVEDKAAMRAYIEPRQIFDVIRQNPAKIDAQTLVDCLRKLQARLYSIASSQAEVEDEVHLTLGLVEFDAFDSEHLGGCTGYLTRRAEEGCKVKVFSEHNDNFRLPTNDDTPVIMVGPGTGIAPFRAFLQERDSREAQGKNWLFFGNPHFTQDFLYQVEIQGYLKSGLLNKVDVAFSRDQAEKIYVQDKLRSNSKDVFEWLEAGAHFYICGDANRMAKDVHNALVDIIKENTGKNNEDAEQYLKDLRSANRYQKDVY; encoded by the coding sequence ATGTTGTTAGGTCAACTAAATGCTGCGGCCAGCCCGCTATCGCAAGATCAAGTACAAAAGCTGCAAGGTTTAGTGGCTGAACTTAATCCAATTCAACAAGCGTGGGTAAGTGGTTACTTAGCTGCAAATGCTAATTCGGCTGTGTTAGGTGGGCCAACTGCAGGCACGCCGGCTGCGGGTGATGCTGCAGCGCTAACCATTTTATATGGCTCGCAAACAGGTAACGCAAAAGGCGTGGCAACCAAGATGAAAGAGCAGGCTGAATCACGAGGCCTAGCAGTTAAATTGGTTAGCATGTCGGATTACAAGCCAACAGCCCTGAAAAAAGAAAAATTCTTAACTGTTGTTGTATCTACTTACGGTGAAGGTGAGCCACCTGAAGACGGCGAAACATTACATGAATTTTTAGCAACTAAAAAAGCGCCAAAGCTAGACGATGTAAAAATAGCCGTTATTGGGTTAGGTGATTCAAGTTATGAATTTTTCTGCCAAACGGCAAAAGACTTTGAAGAGCGCTTAAATAAACTCGGTGCAAAAACTATATATCAACGTGCTGATTTAGATGTAGATTACGAAGATGAAGCGGCAACGTGGATCTCGGGCGCACTTGATGCCTTTGAGCCAGACCTAAAAGCACAGCAAGGCGCAACGGCGGGCCAAGCTGGCATAATGCCTTTTGGTGCACCTACCGCTGCTTCAAGCCAGTACACAAAGCAAAATCCATTTGCAGCAGAGCTTTTAACAGTACAAAAAATTACCGGTCGCGACTCTACTAAAGACGTGCGCCACGTTGAAATTTCGCTTGAAGGTTCTGACATTACTTACACGCCAGGTGATTCGTTAGGTGTATACTTTTTAAATGACGATGTATTAGTTGATGAAGTACTTACACTTACTCAAATAGATGCAACAAGCATTGTAAAAGTAGGTGATGAAGAGCTAAGCGTACGCGATGCACTTATTGAAAAGCTAGAGTTGACTCAGTCATATCCAGGTTTTGTAGAAAAATACGCAACAGCAACAGGTACGCCTGAATTATTAAAGCTTGTGGAAGATAAAGCGGCAATGCGTGCGTATATTGAACCTCGCCAGATATTTGATGTAATTCGCCAAAATCCAGCAAAAATTGATGCGCAAACATTAGTAGATTGCCTACGTAAGCTGCAAGCTCGTTTGTACTCAATTGCATCTAGCCAAGCAGAGGTTGAAGACGAAGTGCATTTAACTCTAGGCTTAGTTGAGTTTGATGCATTTGATAGCGAGCATTTAGGTGGTTGTACTGGTTACTTAACTCGCCGTGCTGAAGAAGGCTGTAAAGTTAAAGTATTTAGTGAACATAACGATAATTTCCGCCTACCTACTAACGATGATACACCGGTGATCATGGTTGGCCCAGGAACGGGTATTGCGCCGTTCCGTGCATTTTTACAAGAGCGTGATTCGCGTGAAGCGCAAGGCAAAAACTGGTTGTTTTTTGGTAACCCACATTTTACTCAAGATTTTTTATACCAAGTAGAAATACAAGGTTATTTAAAATCTGGCCTACTTAACAAGGTAGATGTTGCATTTAGCCGCGATCAGGCCGAAAAAATATATGTGCAAGATAAGTTACGCAGTAACAGTAAAGACGTGTTTGAATGGCTAGAAGCGGGTGCTCATTTTTATATTTGTGGCGATGCAAATCGCATGGCAAAAGATGTACACAATGCTTTGGTTGATATCATTAAAGAAAATACGGGCAAGAACAACGAAGATGCAGAGCAATATTTAAAAGATTTACGTAGCGCAAACCGCTATCAGAAAGACGTGTATTAA
- the rplV gene encoding 50S ribosomal protein L22, translating into MQALAKHKFASGSAQKARLVADQIRGLPVDRALEILAYSPKKAAVLVKKVLESAIANAEHNEGADIDELRITTIFVDDGPTMKRIMPRAKGRADRILKRTSHITVMVSDS; encoded by the coding sequence ATGCAAGCATTAGCTAAACATAAATTCGCCTCTGGTTCGGCGCAAAAAGCACGTCTAGTTGCAGATCAGATCCGCGGATTACCTGTCGATCGCGCACTAGAAATCCTGGCGTACAGCCCTAAAAAAGCGGCTGTATTAGTTAAGAAAGTACTTGAGTCTGCTATTGCTAACGCAGAGCATAACGAAGGTGCTGACATTGATGAGCTTCGTATAACTACGATCTTTGTGGACGATGGTCCTACAATGAAACGTATTATGCCTCGTGCTAAAGGACGCGCAGACCGCATCCTTAAGCGTACAAGCCATATCACTGTTATGGTTTCAGATAGCTAG
- the rpmC gene encoding 50S ribosomal protein L29 — protein MKASELKDKSVEELNAELLGLLREQFNMRMQASTGQLAQTHTLRTVRRDIARVKTVINQKAGQ, from the coding sequence ATGAAAGCTAGCGAACTAAAAGACAAAAGCGTAGAAGAGCTTAATGCTGAACTTCTAGGACTACTTCGTGAGCAATTTAATATGCGCATGCAAGCTAGCACTGGTCAGTTAGCTCAGACACACACGCTAAGAACAGTACGCCGCGATATCGCGCGTGTAAAAACAGTTATTAACCAGAAGGCAGGTCAATAA
- the rplD gene encoding 50S ribosomal protein L4, whose translation MELAIKDASGALEVSEATFGREFNEALVHQVVVAYAAGARQGTRAQKTRSEVSGGGKKPWAQKGTGRARAGTIRSPIWRSGGVSFAAKPQDHSQKVNRKMYRGAIKSILSELVRQERLIVVESFALAAPKTKELVAKLKELELKDVLIVTEEVDENLFLSARNLYKVDTRDVAGIDPVSLIAFDKVLITAAAVKQLEEALA comes from the coding sequence ATGGAATTAGCAATTAAAGACGCTTCTGGCGCTCTTGAAGTTTCTGAAGCTACTTTTGGACGTGAGTTTAACGAAGCATTAGTACACCAAGTAGTTGTTGCATACGCAGCAGGTGCTCGTCAAGGTACTCGTGCTCAGAAGACACGTTCTGAAGTAAGCGGTGGTGGTAAAAAACCATGGGCTCAAAAAGGTACTGGCCGTGCACGTGCCGGTACAATCCGTAGCCCAATTTGGCGTTCAGGTGGCGTTAGCTTTGCAGCTAAACCACAAGACCACAGCCAAAAAGTAAACCGTAAAATGTACCGTGGTGCGATTAAAAGCATCTTATCTGAATTAGTTCGTCAAGAGCGTTTAATCGTTGTTGAAAGTTTTGCTCTAGCAGCACCAAAAACTAAAGAACTAGTTGCTAAGCTTAAAGAACTTGAGCTTAAAGATGTTCTTATCGTGACTGAAGAAGTAGATGAAAATCTTTTCTTATCGGCACGTAACCTTTATAAGGTTGACACGCGTGATGTAGCTGGTATCGATCCTGTAAGCTTAATTGCTTTCGACAAGGTACTTATTACAGCCGCTGCTGTTAAGCAACTTGAGGAGGCGCTAGCATGA
- a CDS encoding endonuclease, whose product MSHGTYKNKLLSTALLLGSLPVMANVTNGGFEQWSGNTPASWTTIDNGISLSPSTSTVKNGHRSAAINVTTGSQSNTDLLQQITVEIGKTYNFSADVYHTEGKVKARLYVDGYQGYSNEAQTNQWQTISHSYTASSSKTINVGLRFYDVSGFDGNETVYIDNFLPNSDGGASPSCSDNSLTLTLNTDNYGSETSWAVNNNQGRAIANGSGYASNTQYNEKICLADGAYTLVISDSYGDGMCCSLGNGSYALVHAQKTIASGASFSNTDSTTFELGDTGGGTTPTGYYVTAQGLTGYALKTELYHIIKDHNAQGYSAIWNFYDSSARDKYFENDNSILDMYSEKPNGADSYSYAAVTNQCGAYNSEADCYNREHSFPKSWFGGKVEPMNSDVHHIYATDGYVNSKRSNFPFGEVASASFTSTNGSKLGSAVSSLNYSGTVFEPIDEFKGDFARAYFYMATRYENIIGSWQTKTTSSDAVLNGSNNQVFESWVVAMLLKWHNSDPVSQMELDRNQAAFEFQGNRNPYIDHPEFVEMIW is encoded by the coding sequence ATGTCACACGGGACATACAAAAATAAACTACTGAGCACGGCACTATTACTTGGCTCACTTCCGGTAATGGCCAATGTAACTAACGGCGGTTTTGAACAATGGTCAGGCAATACACCTGCATCATGGACGACAATAGATAACGGTATTAGCTTATCGCCTTCTACCAGTACAGTTAAAAATGGTCATCGCTCTGCTGCTATCAATGTAACAACGGGCTCACAAAGTAACACCGACTTATTGCAGCAAATTACTGTAGAGATAGGTAAAACCTACAATTTCTCGGCTGACGTTTACCATACAGAAGGTAAAGTTAAAGCCCGCTTATATGTAGATGGCTACCAAGGCTACTCAAACGAAGCGCAAACAAATCAATGGCAAACAATTAGCCATAGCTACACAGCAAGCAGTAGCAAAACTATTAATGTGGGTTTACGTTTCTATGATGTAAGCGGGTTCGATGGGAATGAAACTGTATACATAGATAATTTTTTACCTAATAGCGACGGCGGCGCATCACCAAGCTGCTCTGACAATAGCCTGACCCTAACACTTAATACCGACAATTACGGCAGCGAGACAAGCTGGGCTGTTAATAATAACCAAGGTAGAGCAATTGCCAATGGCAGTGGTTACGCATCAAACACGCAATACAATGAAAAAATATGTTTAGCCGATGGTGCCTATACACTTGTAATTAGTGATAGCTATGGCGATGGTATGTGTTGCTCATTAGGTAATGGTAGCTATGCATTAGTACACGCTCAGAAAACTATCGCCAGCGGTGCAAGCTTTAGCAACACAGACAGCACAACATTTGAGCTAGGTGATACAGGCGGTGGCACAACACCAACAGGCTATTATGTCACTGCACAAGGCCTAACTGGCTATGCCTTAAAAACTGAACTTTACCATATTATCAAAGATCATAATGCACAGGGTTATTCAGCTATCTGGAATTTTTACGACTCATCAGCACGTGATAAATATTTTGAAAACGATAATAGTATTTTAGATATGTACAGCGAGAAACCGAACGGTGCTGACAGCTATAGCTATGCAGCCGTTACAAATCAGTGCGGCGCATATAATAGTGAGGCGGATTGTTACAACCGAGAACATTCGTTCCCTAAAAGTTGGTTTGGTGGAAAAGTTGAACCGATGAACTCTGATGTTCATCATATTTACGCAACTGACGGCTATGTAAATTCAAAGCGTAGCAACTTCCCATTTGGTGAAGTAGCAAGCGCCTCATTTACATCAACTAACGGAAGTAAATTAGGTTCTGCCGTTAGTTCATTAAATTACTCAGGCACTGTGTTTGAGCCTATTGATGAATTTAAAGGTGACTTTGCACGTGCTTATTTTTATATGGCAACGCGTTACGAAAATATTATTGGCTCTTGGCAAACTAAAACAACTTCAAGCGACGCAGTACTTAACGGCTCAAACAATCAAGTATTTGAAAGCTGGGTTGTTGCTATGCTGCTAAAATGGCACAACAGTGACCCTGTTAGCCAAATGGAATTAGATCGCAACCAAGCCGCATTTGAATTTCAAGGCAATCGTAACCCATATATCGATCACCCTGAATTTGTAGAGATGATTTGGTAA
- the cysI gene encoding assimilatory sulfite reductase (NADPH) hemoprotein subunit — translation MSEQDKNVKLSDNERLKRESNFLRGTIAEDLKDEITGGFTADNFQLIRFHGMYQQDDRDIRGERAKQKLEPLHNVMLRARMPGGIIKPEQWLAIDKFADDKTSYGSIRLTTRQTFQFHGVLKPNIKGMHQMLDSVGIDSIATAGDVNRNVLCTTNPVESELHQEAYDWAAKISEHLLPKTKAYAEIWLNGEKAETTEEPILGSNYLPRKFKTTVTIPPNNEVDVHANDLNFVAIADNGKLVGFNVLVGGGLAMTHGDTATYPRKADDFGFITLEDTLKIAEHVVSVQRDWGNRSNRKNAKTKYTLDRVGVDVFKAEVEKRSGVTFAPSRPFEFTHRGDRIGWVEGIDGKHHLTLFIQSGRILDYPGKPLKTGCRKIAEVHQGDMRMTANQNLIIAGVPADQKAVIEEIARSHGLIDDKDSQQRKNSMACVSLPTCPLAMAEAERYLPSLVEKTEALLAKHGIPDDSIIMRVVGCPNGCGRAMLAEAGLVGKGPGKYNIYLGGNLEGTRIPKLYLENVGEDVYLDAFDKLIGQWAKERNEGECFGDFVIRKGIVAEVKVSVTDFHA, via the coding sequence ATGAGCGAACAAGATAAAAACGTAAAACTTTCTGATAACGAACGTTTGAAAAGAGAAAGTAACTTTTTGCGTGGCACAATAGCCGAAGATTTAAAAGATGAAATTACCGGTGGCTTTACTGCCGATAATTTTCAGTTAATTCGTTTTCATGGCATGTATCAACAAGATGACCGCGATATACGTGGTGAGCGCGCTAAGCAAAAGCTAGAGCCACTACATAATGTGATGTTACGTGCACGTATGCCTGGCGGTATTATTAAGCCAGAGCAGTGGTTAGCAATCGACAAGTTTGCAGATGACAAAACAAGTTACGGCAGTATTCGTTTAACAACGCGTCAAACGTTTCAATTTCATGGTGTGCTAAAACCAAATATTAAAGGCATGCACCAAATGCTCGATAGCGTAGGTATAGACTCAATTGCTACAGCGGGTGATGTTAACCGTAATGTACTTTGTACTACCAACCCCGTTGAGTCTGAGTTACATCAAGAGGCTTACGATTGGGCTGCAAAAATCTCTGAACATTTATTACCAAAAACGAAAGCCTACGCTGAAATTTGGTTAAATGGCGAAAAAGCCGAAACTACTGAAGAGCCAATCTTAGGGTCTAATTACTTACCACGTAAATTTAAAACAACGGTAACCATCCCGCCTAACAACGAAGTTGATGTTCACGCTAACGATTTAAACTTTGTGGCAATTGCTGATAACGGCAAGCTTGTTGGTTTTAACGTATTAGTGGGCGGTGGCCTTGCCATGACGCACGGCGATACAGCAACTTATCCGCGTAAGGCTGATGACTTTGGCTTTATTACGCTAGAAGATACCTTAAAAATTGCAGAGCATGTTGTATCTGTGCAGCGCGATTGGGGTAATCGTTCAAACCGTAAAAATGCAAAAACTAAATACACATTAGACCGTGTTGGCGTTGATGTATTTAAAGCTGAAGTAGAAAAACGCTCAGGCGTTACATTTGCACCAAGCCGTCCGTTTGAGTTTACTCATCGTGGTGACCGCATTGGTTGGGTTGAAGGCATTGATGGCAAGCACCACTTAACGCTATTTATTCAAAGTGGTCGTATTTTAGATTACCCAGGCAAGCCGCTTAAAACTGGTTGTCGTAAAATCGCAGAAGTTCACCAAGGTGATATGCGTATGACGGCAAACCAAAACTTAATTATTGCTGGCGTACCTGCAGATCAAAAAGCCGTGATTGAAGAAATTGCCCGTAGCCATGGCCTAATTGATGACAAAGATTCGCAGCAACGTAAAAACTCTATGGCGTGTGTTTCACTGCCAACGTGCCCACTTGCAATGGCCGAAGCAGAGCGTTACTTACCAAGTCTTGTAGAAAAAACTGAAGCATTACTTGCTAAGCACGGTATACCAGATGACAGCATTATTATGCGCGTTGTAGGTTGTCCTAATGGTTGTGGCCGCGCAATGCTTGCAGAAGCTGGTTTAGTAGGCAAAGGCCCAGGCAAGTACAACATTTACTTAGGGGGGAATTTAGAGGGCACACGTATTCCTAAGCTGTACCTTGAGAATGTAGGCGAAGATGTTTACCTAGACGCATTCGATAAGCTAATTGGCCAATGGGCAAAAGAGCGCAACGAAGGTGAATGCTTTGGTGACTTTGTGATCCGTAAAGGCATAGTCGCTGAAGTAAAAGTATCAGTAACTGATTTTCACGCTTAA
- the rplP gene encoding 50S ribosomal protein L16, with product MLQPKRTKFRKMHKGRNRGLAQNGNKVSFGTFGLKATGRGRMTARQIEAARRAMTRHVKRQGKIWIRVFPDKPITEKPLEVRMGKGKGSVEYWVAEIQPGKVLYEMEGVSEELAREAFDLAARKLPFKTTFVTRTVM from the coding sequence ATGTTACAGCCAAAACGTACAAAATTCCGTAAAATGCACAAAGGCCGCAACCGCGGTTTAGCGCAAAACGGTAACAAAGTAAGCTTCGGTACTTTCGGATTGAAAGCTACTGGCCGTGGCCGCATGACTGCTCGTCAAATCGAAGCAGCTCGTCGTGCTATGACGCGTCACGTGAAACGTCAAGGTAAAATCTGGATTCGTGTCTTCCCTGACAAACCGATTACAGAAAAACCTCTTGAAGTTCGTATGGGTAAAGGTAAAGGTTCTGTTGAATATTGGGTTGCTGAAATTCAGCCTGGTAAAGTACTTTACGAAATGGAAGGTGTTTCAGAAGAGCTTGCTCGTGAAGCATTCGACCTTGCTGCTCGTAAACTGCCATTCAAAACAACTTTCGTAACTCGGACGGTAATGTGA
- a CDS encoding helix-turn-helix domain-containing protein: protein MSSLGMELKRLRANKKWTQAFAAKEIGIQQSYLSKLENGQSIPSPDVIEKLNVCYHVSIEHFVPNQEKTANLTKKLKWGGILFIIIGILIYLCAMLNIFFPETFFTYQAKNQGFWAINITEIYKGEKYIEGDVIYEIIGQRDVSRIENRILCVSSAVFIFIGILMSVRRVKPLHQKEK, encoded by the coding sequence ATGTCATCGTTAGGAATGGAATTAAAACGCCTTAGAGCGAACAAAAAATGGACGCAAGCTTTTGCGGCTAAGGAAATTGGCATTCAGCAATCTTACTTGTCTAAACTCGAAAACGGACAATCCATTCCTTCACCCGATGTTATTGAAAAATTAAATGTCTGCTATCATGTTTCGATTGAACACTTCGTTCCTAATCAAGAAAAAACAGCAAACCTTACTAAAAAATTAAAATGGGGCGGCATTCTTTTTATTATTATCGGCATACTAATCTACCTTTGCGCGATGCTTAATATCTTTTTCCCTGAAACCTTCTTCACTTACCAGGCTAAAAACCAAGGTTTTTGGGCAATCAATATTACTGAAATTTATAAAGGTGAAAAATATATTGAAGGTGATGTCATTTACGAAATTATAGGGCAGCGTGATGTTAGTCGAATAGAAAATCGTATTTTATGTGTGTCTTCAGCCGTCTTTATATTTATTGGAATATTAATGAGTGTACGACGAGTTAAGCCATTACATCAAAAAGAAAAGTAA
- the rplW gene encoding 50S ribosomal protein L23 — translation MIREERLLKVIVAPHISEKSTIAAEENNTIVFKVSNDATKAEIKVAVEKLFEVEVTGVRTLNVKGKTKRTGARFGRRNDWKKAYVTLKEGSELDFVGGAE, via the coding sequence ATGATCCGCGAAGAACGTCTTTTAAAAGTGATCGTTGCTCCACATATCTCTGAAAAAAGCACTATTGCTGCTGAAGAAAACAATACTATTGTTTTTAAAGTATCAAATGACGCAACTAAAGCTGAAATTAAAGTAGCAGTTGAGAAGCTTTTTGAAGTAGAAGTAACGGGTGTTCGCACACTTAATGTTAAGGGTAAAACAAAACGTACTGGCGCACGTTTCGGTCGTCGTAACGACTGGAAAAAAGCTTACGTTACTCTTAAAGAAGGTAGTGAACTAGACTTTGTCGGCGGCGCCGAGTAA
- a CDS encoding phosphoadenylyl-sulfate reductase has translation MSEFKNILQLDKQSQMAMLADANGLLADMSAEQRVAWALDNLPDTAFLSSSFGIQAAVMLHLMTSQRPDIPVVLTDTGYLFPETYQFIEQMSERLSLNLKVYKAQLSPAWQEAKFGKLWEQGENGIKQYNQLNKVEPMTRALKEIEACTWFSGLRRDQSSTRADKQFVEISRGTVKVYPIIEWSNRDVYQYLTKHDLPYHPLWEQGYVSMGDVHTTRKLEPGMTEEETRFFGLNRECGLHIDGDGI, from the coding sequence ATGAGTGAATTTAAAAACATTTTACAGCTAGATAAACAAAGCCAAATGGCTATGTTAGCTGATGCTAATGGTTTGCTGGCGGATATGAGCGCAGAACAGCGCGTTGCATGGGCGCTTGATAACTTGCCAGATACGGCTTTTCTATCATCTAGCTTTGGTATTCAAGCGGCAGTTATGCTGCATTTAATGACCTCACAACGCCCTGATATTCCCGTTGTGTTAACCGATACAGGTTATTTATTTCCTGAAACCTATCAGTTTATTGAACAAATGAGTGAGCGTTTATCACTGAACTTAAAAGTGTATAAAGCGCAGCTTAGCCCTGCATGGCAGGAGGCTAAATTTGGTAAGTTATGGGAGCAAGGCGAAAACGGCATTAAACAATACAATCAGCTTAATAAAGTGGAGCCGATGACCCGTGCGTTAAAAGAGATTGAGGCGTGTACATGGTTTAGTGGCCTACGACGCGATCAATCATCTACGCGCGCTGATAAGCAATTTGTAGAAATTAGCCGTGGCACAGTCAAAGTGTACCCGATAATAGAATGGTCTAATCGCGACGTATATCAGTACCTGACTAAGCACGATTTACCTTATCACCCGTTATGGGAGCAAGGTTATGTGTCGATGGGAGATGTACACACTACGCGTAAATTAGAGCCGGGTATGACTGAGGAAGAAACCCGTTTCTTTGGCTTAAATCGTGAGTGTGGGTTACACATTGATGGCGATGGCATTTAA
- the rplB gene encoding 50S ribosomal protein L2: MALQKCKPTSAGRRHLVKVVNPDLHKGKPYAPLLEKNSKSGGRNNNGRITVRHIGGGHKQHYRLIDFKRTKDGIPATVERLEYDPNRSANIALVLYADGERRYIIAPKGLKAGDAIQSGVDAPIKPGNALPMRNMPVGSTVHNVELKPGKGAQIARSAGAYVQILARDGQYVTLRLRSGEVRKVESDCRATLGEVGNAEHMLRSLGKAGANRWRGIRPTVRGVAMNPVDHPHGGGEGRTSGGRHPVSPWGKPTKGAKTRKNKRTDKFIVRRRTK; encoded by the coding sequence ATGGCACTTCAAAAGTGTAAGCCTACTTCTGCGGGCCGTCGTCACCTAGTTAAAGTGGTTAACCCAGATCTACATAAGGGTAAGCCATACGCACCACTTTTAGAGAAAAACTCTAAATCAGGTGGTCGTAATAACAATGGTCGTATTACGGTTCGTCATATCGGTGGTGGTCATAAGCAACATTACCGTTTAATCGATTTTAAACGTACTAAAGATGGCATTCCAGCCACTGTTGAGCGTTTAGAATATGATCCAAATCGTAGCGCAAACATCGCTCTTGTATTATATGCAGACGGTGAGCGTCGTTACATTATCGCACCTAAAGGCTTAAAAGCTGGCGATGCAATCCAGTCTGGTGTTGATGCACCAATCAAACCTGGTAATGCATTACCAATGCGTAATATGCCTGTAGGTTCGACTGTTCACAACGTAGAATTAAAACCAGGTAAAGGTGCTCAAATCGCACGTTCTGCTGGTGCATACGTTCAAATCCTTGCTCGTGATGGTCAGTATGTAACATTACGTCTTCGTTCAGGCGAAGTTCGTAAAGTTGAATCTGATTGTCGTGCGACTCTAGGTGAAGTAGGCAATGCTGAGCATATGCTTCGTTCACTTGGTAAAGCAGGTGCAAATCGCTGGCGTGGTATTCGTCCGACAGTTCGTGGTGTTGCCATGAACCCGGTAGATCACCCACACGGTGGTGGTGAAGGTCGTACATCTGGTGGTCGTCATCCTGTGTCTCCATGGGGTAAACCGACTAAGGGTGCGAAGACGCGTAAGAATAAGCGTACGGATAAATTTATAGTACGTCGTCGTACTAAGTAA